The following proteins come from a genomic window of Sphingobium cloacae:
- a CDS encoding helix-turn-helix domain-containing protein: MSRASRAASGLPPQSQRAIAQLGKDISIARRRRKLPQRLMAERMLVSVQTLQRLEAGDATVGLAVLASALHVFGMTQRLAELVAPDTDRAGISEDLARLPKTTHAVSSDELDF; the protein is encoded by the coding sequence ATGTCACGCGCCTCCAGAGCTGCCAGCGGCCTGCCGCCCCAGAGCCAGCGCGCGATTGCGCAGCTGGGCAAGGACATTTCCATCGCCCGCCGCCGCCGCAAGTTGCCGCAGCGGTTGATGGCAGAACGCATGCTGGTTTCGGTACAGACGCTTCAGCGCCTTGAGGCCGGCGATGCAACCGTGGGATTGGCCGTGCTGGCAAGTGCGCTCCATGTGTTCGGCATGACCCAGCGCCTCGCCGAACTCGTCGCCCCGGATACTGACAGGGCAGGCATCAGCGAAGACCTTGCCCGGCTGCCCAAGACGACGCATGCCGTGAGCAGCGACGAGCTGGACTTCTGA
- a CDS encoding helix-turn-helix transcriptional regulator, whose product MEQPPLSGLLTTQDLIALVRLSRTSIYRMTRQGRFPPACSIGNGHIRWREADVRAWMAELPSQAYPQGDSEPRYDPPHSPRRLS is encoded by the coding sequence ATGGAACAGCCACCCCTCTCCGGCTTGCTGACGACGCAGGACCTGATTGCCCTCGTCCGGCTCAGCCGCACCTCGATATACAGAATGACACGGCAGGGGCGGTTTCCGCCAGCCTGCTCGATAGGCAACGGACATATCCGCTGGCGCGAAGCCGATGTCCGCGCCTGGATGGCTGAACTGCCATCGCAGGCCTACCCGCAGGGTGACAGCGAACCACGCTATGACCCGCCTCACAGCCCCCGGCGGCTGTCATGA
- a CDS encoding type IV secretion system DNA-binding domain-containing protein encodes MSREHDFAARSHSLWRMRMAHLQQRFGFFWRLVLGCTLCGSAIAAQLFMVPRTTVLAVQCLGARLLILLGDMVGKELRMNATLGGEKMTFHARVVAYSDYWLRPYDRMLDCLFWGALAGLALGLVAIWLIQRTMSSQGEQTLGDRVLGGTRVIAEAELAARITHHADPASLAIGPVPVPRGIETRHFAFLGTTGSGKTTVLRQMLDRIEARGEAALVYDTSGEFIAHYYNPERGDVILNPFDARCAFWSPFDEISHPADADRIARQLVSETGSQDDDVWLETSRILVANMLRSLWAEGNCNLEALLEALQVRSKEQLKHWLGHTSSARTFADDADRATGSVLFMLAKAANLIQFLRIDDGGAERFAFRNFIAGLDGHEGAKPWIFVPRKEDYFEAAKPLMACWLECAASAVLGLTPSPDRRIWFVLDELADLPRVENLARLLPEGRKFGAAIVLTFQALGQMRNRYGANIAEAMLACCNTKLFLQTVDRETRQWASQTIGDCEVEMRVATDTLSIGNEVPRTTVATQRAFRAAVLESELRLAPHQGYLLLPDGLPVARIGLTADHIRARGTARQPAFVAGDPAGTLWSRVSEIARNAAPDARPGPV; translated from the coding sequence ATGAGCCGGGAGCACGATTTCGCCGCCCGTTCGCATTCGCTGTGGCGGATGCGGATGGCTCATTTGCAGCAACGCTTCGGCTTCTTCTGGCGGCTCGTCTTGGGCTGCACGCTGTGCGGTTCAGCAATTGCGGCCCAGCTGTTCATGGTTCCGCGCACGACTGTTCTGGCGGTCCAGTGTCTGGGCGCCAGACTGCTGATCTTGCTGGGTGATATGGTCGGCAAAGAACTGCGCATGAACGCCACGCTCGGCGGCGAGAAGATGACCTTCCACGCCCGCGTTGTGGCCTATTCCGACTACTGGCTGCGGCCCTACGACCGTATGCTGGACTGCCTGTTCTGGGGCGCTCTGGCCGGGCTTGCCCTGGGCTTGGTGGCCATCTGGCTGATCCAGCGGACCATGTCATCGCAGGGCGAGCAAACGCTCGGCGACAGGGTGCTGGGGGGCACCCGTGTCATTGCGGAAGCGGAGCTTGCCGCGCGTATCACGCATCATGCCGATCCGGCCTCGCTGGCGATTGGACCGGTGCCCGTTCCGCGCGGGATCGAGACCCGGCATTTTGCCTTTCTCGGCACCACCGGCAGCGGCAAGACCACCGTCCTGCGCCAGATGCTCGACCGCATCGAAGCGCGCGGCGAAGCGGCGCTGGTCTATGACACCAGCGGCGAATTCATCGCCCATTATTACAATCCCGAGCGGGGCGATGTGATCCTCAATCCGTTCGATGCCCGCTGCGCCTTCTGGTCGCCCTTCGACGAGATTTCCCATCCCGCCGATGCCGACCGGATCGCGCGTCAGCTCGTCTCCGAAACCGGCAGCCAGGACGACGATGTCTGGCTGGAGACGAGCCGCATCCTCGTTGCCAACATGCTCCGCTCGCTCTGGGCCGAAGGCAACTGCAACCTTGAAGCCCTGCTCGAAGCCTTGCAGGTCAGGAGCAAGGAACAGCTCAAGCACTGGCTCGGTCATACCTCGTCGGCCCGGACCTTTGCCGATGACGCCGACCGAGCCACCGGCAGCGTCCTGTTCATGCTCGCCAAGGCCGCGAACCTGATCCAGTTCCTGCGGATCGATGATGGCGGCGCGGAGCGCTTTGCCTTCCGGAACTTCATAGCCGGGCTGGACGGGCATGAAGGTGCAAAGCCGTGGATCTTCGTGCCGCGCAAAGAGGACTATTTCGAGGCAGCCAAGCCGCTCATGGCCTGCTGGCTGGAATGCGCGGCAAGCGCCGTCCTCGGCCTTACGCCTTCGCCAGACCGGCGCATCTGGTTCGTGCTCGACGAGCTGGCTGATCTGCCGCGCGTCGAAAACCTGGCCCGGTTGCTGCCTGAAGGGCGCAAGTTCGGCGCGGCGATCGTGCTCACCTTCCAGGCCTTGGGACAGATGCGCAATCGCTACGGCGCAAACATCGCCGAGGCCATGCTCGCCTGCTGCAACACCAAGCTGTTCTTGCAGACAGTCGACCGGGAAACCCGCCAGTGGGCCAGCCAGACCATCGGTGATTGCGAGGTGGAAATGCGGGTTGCCACCGACACGCTTTCTATCGGCAACGAAGTGCCGCGAACGACCGTCGCGACCCAGCGCGCTTTCCGCGCTGCCGTGCTCGAAAGCGAGCTGCGGCTAGCCCCGCACCAGGGCTACCTGCTGCTGCCCGATGGTCTGCCCGTGGCGCGCATCGGGCTGACCGCCGATCACATCCGGGCGCGCGGGACTGCCCGCCAGCCTGCCTTTGTCGCTGGCGATCCAGCGGGCACGCTGTGGAGCCGGGTGAGCGAAATTGCCCGTAACGCCGCGCCCGATGCCAGGCCGGGGCCGGTCTGA
- the mobF gene encoding MobF family relaxase produces MVASVSALSSAGQAASYYEADDYYAEGGLAPSEWFGEAAGALGLDGEVDREQFAALLEGRVGDEQLGTARDGKVEHRPGWDITLSAPKSVSIMAEVAGDKRLIAAHGAAVKVALAHVENHMAATRVREGGEVQRQPTGNLAIATFRHATSRAQDPQLHTHAVVINATQDKDGKWRSLEPRAIYQLQKEIGAIYRQELAHGVAELGYRIEPGKDAMFEIAGVPDKVIEALSQRTAAIDARLAERGTSREEASAAEKQIAALDTREAKTHADIRELRADWRATADASGFDAGARDRLVAGAIGQARDIATAASPELLARHAVSFAAAKLAEREAVMSASTLARESGDFAFGKVGHGQISAAIAGAEQRGELVPRTFLDRRGAEFAGFTTPQAMETERTMLRLEAAGRGMAEPLASPLAAARTVERAARQSARLGYAWTDDQKRGATDLLTSRDRIAAVQGYAGTAKTTTVLATYAREAERHGLSVTALAPTASAATVLGEALSLRGDTVARHLLTPEGRNAGKNAVWIVDEASMLSAQDMAKLMASADKAGARLVLVGDMKQLGSVGAGAAFAQLQAGGMTTTRLAEVVRQTNAETREAVMASIEGHAGKALAALDRGGGKVIEGATPKERFVAMTQHYLSLSPAERTRTLVIEPSREGRDTLTGMIREHLSSRGELSRDRLQFAALEARGMTRAEAREAASYAIGDVVRFNRDYAAKDVRRGEALTVSGVDPERNRVALASRDGRAINWHPRQWGASKAEVFEPKPMDLRTGDRVQFTRNERDAGRINGLGGTVTGIDPSTGQATLKLANGREQRLDLTNPRDTHLRHAYVQTAHAAQGQTAERVLIHADSRSTNLVDQKMLYVALSRARGEAVVVTDDRDRLIRAITERAGEKQTAMAAAVPEVGKSKAMGAGLG; encoded by the coding sequence ATGGTTGCCTCGGTCTCGGCCCTGTCGAGCGCCGGTCAAGCCGCAAGCTACTACGAAGCCGACGACTACTATGCCGAAGGTGGTCTTGCCCCGTCCGAATGGTTCGGCGAGGCCGCCGGGGCACTGGGTCTGGACGGAGAGGTAGACCGCGAGCAGTTTGCGGCCCTGCTTGAAGGGCGGGTTGGCGACGAACAACTGGGCACCGCGCGCGATGGCAAGGTCGAGCATCGACCCGGTTGGGATATTACCCTATCCGCACCCAAGTCCGTATCGATCATGGCCGAGGTCGCAGGTGACAAGCGGCTGATCGCGGCGCACGGCGCGGCGGTGAAGGTGGCACTGGCCCATGTTGAAAACCACATGGCCGCAACCCGCGTGCGCGAGGGTGGTGAGGTCCAGCGCCAACCCACCGGCAATCTTGCCATTGCCACCTTCCGCCACGCGACAAGCCGGGCGCAGGACCCGCAGCTTCACACCCATGCCGTCGTCATCAACGCCACCCAGGACAAGGATGGCAAATGGCGCAGTCTGGAGCCGCGCGCCATCTACCAGCTCCAGAAGGAAATCGGCGCCATCTACCGCCAGGAGCTGGCGCATGGCGTTGCCGAGCTGGGCTACCGGATCGAGCCAGGCAAGGACGCTATGTTCGAGATTGCCGGAGTGCCGGACAAGGTGATCGAGGCTCTGAGTCAGCGCACGGCGGCGATCGATGCCCGGCTTGCCGAGCGGGGCACAAGCCGGGAGGAGGCGAGCGCCGCCGAGAAGCAGATTGCCGCGCTCGATACCCGCGAGGCCAAGACCCACGCCGATATTCGCGAGTTGCGCGCTGACTGGCGCGCGACAGCCGATGCCAGCGGGTTCGACGCCGGGGCGCGGGACCGGCTTGTGGCTGGTGCAATAGGACAGGCGCGGGACATCGCGACGGCGGCCAGCCCCGAGCTGCTGGCGCGGCATGCCGTTTCCTTTGCCGCTGCCAAGCTGGCTGAACGCGAAGCCGTGATGTCAGCCAGCACGCTGGCGCGCGAGTCGGGGGACTTTGCCTTCGGCAAGGTCGGTCATGGCCAGATCAGCGCGGCCATTGCCGGGGCCGAGCAACGCGGCGAGCTTGTGCCCCGGACATTTCTGGACCGGCGCGGCGCGGAGTTTGCCGGTTTCACCACCCCGCAAGCCATGGAAACCGAACGCACCATGCTGCGGCTTGAGGCTGCCGGGCGGGGTATGGCCGAGCCGCTCGCCAGCCCGCTGGCGGCAGCGCGAACGGTTGAGCGCGCAGCGCGGCAATCGGCCCGTTTGGGATATGCCTGGACCGACGACCAGAAGCGCGGGGCCACCGACCTGCTGACTTCGCGGGACCGAATTGCTGCCGTTCAGGGCTACGCCGGAACCGCCAAGACCACTACTGTTCTCGCGACCTATGCCCGTGAAGCAGAACGGCACGGGCTTTCGGTCACGGCACTTGCGCCCACCGCATCGGCGGCGACAGTTCTGGGAGAAGCGCTAAGTCTTCGCGGTGATACCGTTGCCCGGCACCTGCTCACGCCAGAAGGGCGCAATGCGGGCAAGAATGCTGTCTGGATCGTCGACGAAGCCTCGATGCTCTCGGCGCAGGACATGGCAAAGCTGATGGCCAGCGCTGACAAGGCGGGAGCCCGGCTCGTTCTTGTCGGGGACATGAAGCAGCTCGGTTCGGTCGGCGCAGGTGCGGCCTTCGCACAGTTGCAGGCGGGAGGCATGACCACAACCAGGCTGGCCGAAGTCGTTCGGCAGACCAATGCCGAAACGCGCGAAGCCGTCATGGCATCGATCGAGGGCCATGCTGGCAAGGCTCTGGCTGCGCTGGATCGGGGCGGCGGCAAGGTCATCGAAGGGGCCACGCCGAAAGAACGCTTCGTGGCCATGACGCAGCATTACCTGTCCCTGTCACCCGCCGAGCGAACGCGGACATTGGTGATCGAGCCTTCGCGCGAGGGCCGCGACACGCTCACCGGCATGATCCGGGAACACTTGTCTTCGCGCGGGGAGCTGTCGCGGGACCGACTTCAGTTTGCCGCTTTGGAGGCCAGGGGCATGACCCGTGCCGAAGCGCGCGAAGCGGCGAGCTATGCCATCGGCGATGTCGTCCGGTTCAACCGCGACTATGCCGCCAAGGATGTCCGCCGGGGCGAGGCTCTGACCGTCAGTGGAGTTGATCCGGAGCGGAACCGTGTTGCTCTGGCGAGCCGCGATGGCCGGGCGATTAACTGGCATCCCCGGCAATGGGGGGCGAGCAAGGCCGAGGTGTTTGAACCCAAGCCCATGGACTTGCGCACAGGTGACCGGGTGCAGTTTACCCGCAACGAACGCGACGCAGGACGGATCAACGGACTTGGCGGGACAGTGACCGGCATCGACCCATCAACCGGTCAGGCGACCCTGAAACTGGCGAATGGCCGCGAGCAGCGGCTCGACCTCACCAATCCTCGCGACACCCATCTGCGCCATGCCTATGTCCAGACCGCCCACGCCGCGCAGGGCCAGACCGCCGAGCGCGTCCTGATCCACGCCGACAGCCGTTCAACCAATCTGGTCGATCAGAAGATGCTCTACGTCGCGTTGTCACGGGCCAGAGGCGAGGCGGTTGTTGTCACCGATGACAGGGACCGGCTTATCCGGGCAATCACCGAGCGGGCGGGGGAGAAGCAGACTGCCATGGCAGCGGCAGTGCCCGAAGTCGGCAAATCCAAGGCAATGGGGGCTGGTCTCGGGTGA
- a CDS encoding ArdC family protein: protein MASTQTASIYDTITNQIIASLEVGVGKFSLPWHRSNAPLSRPMNAVTRKTYRGVNVLALWASAEAQDFGHGLWATYRQWQSLGAQVHKGEKASPIVFYKVFDKVDGTEAEEREGSARVFAQASHVFNIGQVDGYAMPELPEGADFDPIPNADAFVAATGATIRIQGESAHYTPSTDTITMPEKQLFFATESGNAGQNWYATLLHELTHWSGAEHRLARTFGKRFGDDAYAMEELVAELGSAFLCGDLSLSSKPRPDHARYGDYRHPCPTA, encoded by the coding sequence GTGGCCAGCACTCAAACCGCCAGCATTTACGACACCATCACCAACCAGATCATTGCCTCACTTGAAGTCGGGGTCGGGAAATTCTCGCTCCCCTGGCATCGCAGCAATGCCCCGCTGTCCCGCCCGATGAACGCGGTGACCCGGAAGACCTATCGCGGCGTCAACGTCCTCGCCCTCTGGGCTTCTGCCGAAGCGCAGGACTTCGGACATGGCCTCTGGGCAACCTATCGCCAGTGGCAGTCGCTTGGCGCTCAGGTTCACAAAGGCGAGAAGGCTTCGCCGATCGTGTTCTACAAGGTCTTCGACAAAGTCGATGGCACCGAGGCGGAGGAACGGGAAGGTTCGGCCCGGGTCTTCGCGCAGGCGTCGCATGTGTTCAATATTGGCCAGGTGGATGGCTATGCGATGCCGGAACTTCCCGAAGGCGCAGACTTCGATCCGATCCCGAACGCAGACGCTTTCGTTGCCGCAACCGGCGCCACCATCCGCATCCAGGGCGAAAGTGCCCATTACACGCCCTCGACCGACACCATCACCATGCCGGAGAAGCAGCTCTTCTTCGCCACCGAATCAGGCAACGCAGGGCAGAACTGGTACGCCACGCTGCTCCATGAACTGACGCATTGGTCCGGAGCGGAGCACCGTCTCGCACGAACCTTCGGAAAGCGGTTCGGTGACGACGCCTATGCGATGGAAGAGCTGGTCGCCGAACTCGGATCAGCATTTCTGTGCGGCGACCTTAGCCTGTCGTCCAAGCCGCGCCCCGATCACGCTCGTTATGGCGATTATCGGCATCCTTGCCCCACGGCTTGA
- a CDS encoding HNH endonuclease signature motif containing protein, which translates to MPNTGEHPRTGAGRTLTAERVRPSPVLKTRHPGRKAPPPAGKPNAPKPLAPLDGLAHNAAMGDEGSLRKRWSEEETVLALYLYFQLPFGKLHSGNPEIQQLAAALGRSSSSVAMKLCNFASLDPKITESGRKGLAGASQLDRTTYAEFGQNWTGLVARAESMWAAQVELGEPAPPLNRLKDKPSEFRFEPYQGASTTQALVNQRVGQDFFRRAVLANYEETCCITGIADPRLLTASHIKPWGKDADNRHNERDRGAAWTTG; encoded by the coding sequence ATGCCCAACACGGGTGAGCACCCGCGAACCGGCGCGGGCCGGACATTGACGGCTGAACGCGTGCGGCCAAGTCCGGTGCTCAAAACGCGCCATCCGGGTCGAAAGGCCCCTCCGCCCGCCGGAAAACCGAACGCCCCCAAGCCCCTTGCGCCCCTGGACGGCCTCGCGCACAACGCCGCCATGGGGGACGAAGGCAGCCTACGAAAACGCTGGAGCGAGGAGGAGACGGTTCTCGCGCTCTACCTCTATTTCCAGTTGCCGTTTGGAAAGCTGCATTCGGGCAATCCTGAAATCCAGCAGCTCGCCGCTGCGCTGGGAAGGTCGAGCAGTTCGGTCGCCATGAAGCTCTGCAACTTCGCCAGCCTCGACCCCAAGATCACCGAGAGCGGGCGCAAAGGCCTGGCCGGAGCGTCACAGCTCGACCGGACAACTTACGCCGAGTTCGGCCAGAACTGGACCGGCCTTGTGGCGCGGGCGGAAAGCATGTGGGCTGCCCAGGTTGAACTGGGCGAACCCGCGCCGCCGCTCAACCGGCTCAAGGACAAGCCGAGCGAATTCCGGTTCGAGCCCTACCAAGGCGCATCGACTACCCAGGCGCTGGTCAACCAGCGCGTCGGCCAGGACTTCTTCCGCCGCGCAGTCCTGGCCAACTATGAAGAGACCTGCTGCATCACCGGCATCGCCGATCCGCGTCTGCTGACCGCCAGCCACATCAAGCCGTGGGGCAAGGATGCCGATAATCGCCATAACGAGCGTGATCGGGGCGCGGCTTGGACGACAGGCTAA
- a CDS encoding tyrosine-type recombinase/integrase, with amino-acid sequence MSLNALQIRAFSAGDTPYKKTDERGLYLEVFPTGSKLWRLKYNYGGKQKRIALGAWPEVSLQKARQMRDELRVRIANGEDPSLTRKREKATAKISAANTFESVAREYIDEKMVGEGRAEGTLLKARWFLDLLKPAIGNMPISDVDPQMMLAPLKKLEARGNRETAKKCRSFASRVFRYGAATGRCAIDPTAILKGALLTPQARHYAAILEPDKLGELLRAIDSFECYPITKLALKIAPHIFVRPGEMRHGDWDEIDLEKAIWTIPAGKMKARRTHAVPLSRQVVELFKELKEVSGGKGYMFPAFHTRLRPMSENTINAAFRRMGFTKDEMTAHGFRSTASTMLNECGLWHPDAIERALAHGDSNAIRGTYNRGHYWDERVRMAQWWSDYLDEIRLKG; translated from the coding sequence ATGTCGCTTAACGCCTTGCAAATCCGAGCCTTTTCGGCTGGAGACACCCCCTACAAGAAGACCGATGAGCGAGGCCTCTACCTGGAGGTGTTCCCGACCGGTTCGAAACTCTGGCGGCTGAAGTACAACTATGGCGGCAAGCAAAAGCGCATTGCGCTCGGCGCTTGGCCGGAAGTCAGCCTGCAGAAGGCCCGCCAGATGCGCGACGAGTTGCGCGTAAGGATCGCCAACGGCGAAGACCCCTCCCTCACGCGGAAGCGCGAAAAGGCCACGGCCAAAATCAGCGCTGCCAACACCTTCGAATCGGTGGCCCGCGAGTACATCGACGAAAAGATGGTCGGCGAAGGCCGGGCCGAAGGCACGCTGCTCAAGGCGCGCTGGTTCCTTGATTTGCTCAAGCCTGCAATCGGCAACATGCCAATCTCGGATGTCGATCCGCAAATGATGCTGGCTCCGCTCAAGAAGCTGGAAGCGAGGGGCAACAGAGAGACGGCCAAGAAATGCCGCTCGTTCGCAAGCCGCGTTTTTCGCTATGGGGCCGCAACCGGGCGCTGCGCCATCGATCCCACCGCAATCCTCAAAGGCGCGCTGCTGACGCCGCAGGCGCGGCACTATGCTGCCATCCTCGAACCCGACAAGCTCGGCGAGCTGCTGCGCGCTATTGACAGCTTCGAATGCTACCCAATCACCAAGCTTGCGCTGAAGATCGCCCCGCACATCTTCGTGCGCCCCGGCGAAATGCGGCATGGCGACTGGGACGAGATCGACCTCGAAAAAGCGATTTGGACAATCCCGGCGGGCAAGATGAAAGCGCGTCGCACTCATGCCGTGCCACTGTCACGACAGGTGGTCGAACTCTTCAAGGAACTGAAGGAAGTGTCCGGCGGCAAGGGCTACATGTTCCCCGCCTTCCATACCCGTCTGCGGCCGATGAGCGAAAACACCATCAACGCCGCATTTCGCCGCATGGGCTTCACCAAAGACGAAATGACTGCGCACGGGTTCCGCTCGACTGCTTCGACCATGCTCAATGAATGTGGCCTGTGGCACCCTGACGCGATCGAACGCGCCCTGGCACATGGCGATAGCAATGCCATTCGCGGGACGTACAACCGGGGCCATTATTGGGATGAGCGCGTCCGGATGGCGCAGTGGTGGAGCGACTATCTCGACGAAATCCGGCTCAAAGGCTGA
- a CDS encoding alpha/beta fold hydrolase, translated as MLDTPSPSSPPSFFPRPDGLKLAYRHRAGTGATIVFLPGYMSDMDGGKAVALDRWAAESGRAMLRLDYAGNGASEGAFEDGTLASWRDDALWLIDSLTRGPLLLAGSSMGGWLALLVALARPERVAGIVGIAAAPDFTEWGFSEADRAKLGVEGRLVEPTPYGDQPYVTTLGFWESGQALKLLEGGISLDCPVRLLHGQADPDVPWEIALRLAEKLRSSDVQTLLVKDGDHRLSRDGDIVLLIRTVASLLDHS; from the coding sequence ATTCTGGATACGCCGTCGCCTTCATCGCCGCCATCCTTCTTCCCGCGCCCGGACGGGTTGAAGCTGGCCTATCGCCATCGCGCCGGAACGGGCGCCACGATCGTCTTCCTGCCCGGTTATATGTCGGACATGGACGGCGGCAAGGCGGTCGCGCTCGACCGATGGGCGGCGGAAAGCGGCCGCGCCATGCTGCGGCTGGATTATGCCGGCAATGGGGCCAGCGAAGGCGCGTTCGAGGACGGCACCCTGGCGAGCTGGCGCGACGATGCCCTATGGCTCATCGATTCGTTGACGCGGGGGCCGCTGCTGCTGGCCGGCTCGTCCATGGGCGGGTGGCTGGCGCTGCTGGTCGCGCTCGCCCGGCCGGAGCGCGTTGCGGGGATCGTCGGCATTGCCGCCGCGCCGGATTTCACCGAATGGGGTTTTTCCGAAGCGGACCGCGCCAAGCTCGGCGTCGAAGGCCGCCTCGTCGAGCCCACGCCTTATGGCGATCAACCCTATGTGACCACGCTCGGCTTCTGGGAATCGGGGCAGGCGCTCAAGCTGCTCGAGGGCGGGATCTCGCTCGATTGCCCCGTTCGCCTGCTCCATGGGCAGGCCGATCCCGACGTGCCTTGGGAAATCGCGCTGCGCCTCGCGGAAAAGCTGCGTTCATCCGATGTGCAGACGCTGCTCGTTAAGGACGGCGACCATCGCCTTTCGCGCGACGGGGACATCGTCTTGCTGATCCGCACCGTCGCCAGCCTGCTGGATCATTCCTGA
- a CDS encoding tetratricopeptide repeat protein, giving the protein MSFLLPLLLLVPQAYDPEIEAVMNRKRKEAAEVRASAAQAPAPAAPGGGGQDGLIPVPPRYAAPFQACIDAALDAPEKGVAFAEKWRIEGGGFYARHCMGFAYARAERWTPAIVALEQAADEAERTGEVAQSARLWAQAGNAALAGGDAAKAKADFDAALARGLPDGIEKGEAHLDRARALVALDDHKGARDSLDIALDQAPKDPLGWLLSATLARRMGEMPLAQAHIARAVQLSPDDASVALEEGNIAILTDHADIARSAWQRAVKLSPDSPAGKAAADNLTRLPPAP; this is encoded by the coding sequence ATGTCTTTTCTGTTGCCCCTGCTGCTTCTGGTCCCCCAGGCCTATGATCCGGAGATCGAGGCGGTGATGAACCGCAAGCGCAAGGAAGCCGCCGAGGTCCGCGCCTCCGCCGCGCAGGCTCCCGCGCCCGCTGCGCCGGGGGGAGGGGGCCAGGATGGCCTCATCCCCGTCCCGCCCCGATATGCCGCGCCTTTTCAGGCCTGCATCGACGCCGCCCTGGACGCGCCCGAAAAGGGCGTGGCCTTCGCGGAGAAATGGCGGATCGAAGGAGGCGGCTTCTATGCCCGGCACTGCATGGGCTTCGCCTATGCGCGGGCGGAGCGGTGGACGCCCGCCATCGTCGCGCTGGAGCAGGCGGCGGACGAGGCGGAGCGCACCGGCGAAGTCGCGCAGAGCGCGCGGCTCTGGGCGCAGGCGGGCAATGCCGCGCTGGCGGGCGGAGACGCCGCCAAGGCCAAGGCCGATTTTGACGCGGCGCTGGCGCGCGGCTTGCCTGACGGCATCGAAAAGGGCGAGGCGCATCTGGACCGCGCCCGCGCGCTGGTGGCGCTCGATGACCATAAGGGCGCGCGCGATTCGCTCGACATAGCATTGGACCAAGCGCCCAAAGACCCGCTCGGCTGGCTGCTCTCCGCCACCCTGGCGCGGCGCATGGGGGAAATGCCGCTGGCGCAGGCGCATATCGCGCGGGCGGTGCAATTGTCGCCCGACGATGCCTCGGTCGCGCTGGAGGAAGGCAATATCGCGATCCTCACCGACCATGCCGACATCGCCCGGTCCGCCTGGCAGCGCGCGGTGAAGCTGTCTCCCGATTCCCCCGCGGGCAAGGCGGCGGCGGACAATCTCACCCGCCTGCCGCCGGCGCCCTAG
- a CDS encoding SIMPL domain-containing protein: MALEMREKVLLGCAGLLALGVVSGGYLLGDGLKRAKAADRSVTVRGLSEKDVTADLATWSISYSATGFDLPAVRAEIDNNTKELKAYFASLGFKPDALTPVGAGVNQYINNGVNTITITQRMLLRTTDIARAQRAVAQQFDLVRRGVTLQEGSGMRYSFTKLNDVKPQMVAAATKDARAAAEQFARDSGASVGGIKSATQGYFSIDARDGEGDGSSDTPYKKVRVVTTVDFYLN, translated from the coding sequence ATGGCGTTGGAAATGCGGGAAAAGGTTTTGCTGGGCTGTGCCGGATTGCTGGCGCTGGGCGTGGTGAGCGGCGGCTATCTGCTGGGCGACGGGCTCAAGCGCGCCAAGGCGGCGGATCGCTCCGTCACGGTGCGGGGCCTGTCGGAAAAGGACGTGACCGCCGACCTCGCCACCTGGTCGATCAGCTATTCGGCCACCGGCTTCGACCTGCCCGCCGTGCGGGCGGAGATCGACAATAATACCAAGGAACTGAAAGCCTATTTCGCCAGTCTCGGCTTCAAGCCCGACGCGCTGACGCCCGTCGGCGCGGGCGTGAACCAGTATATCAACAATGGCGTCAACACGATCACCATCACCCAGCGGATGCTGCTGCGGACGACCGACATCGCCCGCGCGCAAAGGGCCGTGGCGCAGCAGTTCGATCTGGTCCGGCGCGGCGTGACGTTGCAGGAGGGATCGGGCATGCGCTACAGCTTCACCAAGCTCAATGACGTGAAGCCCCAGATGGTCGCCGCCGCGACCAAGGACGCCCGCGCCGCCGCCGAGCAGTTCGCCCGCGACAGCGGCGCCAGCGTGGGCGGCATCAAGAGCGCCACGCAAGGCTATTTCTCCATCGACGCGCGCGACGGCGAAGGGGATGGATCGAGCGACACGCCCTACAAGAAAGTGCGCGTCGTCACGACCGTGGATTTCTACCTGAACTAG